The sequence TCGGCCTCGACGCCGACTTCTTCCGAGCGCTGGCGGCCGAAGCGAGCGAGTCGACGGCCCGCGAGATGTCGATACGGAACACCGACCGCAACGCGACCGTCCGGAACGGCACGGGCGTGATCAGCCTCTCGTTCACGTGGACGAACTTCGTGACGGACACCGAGAACGGCTTCGAGGTGCAGGACTCGGTGTTGATGCCCGGCAACCGGACCTGGCTCTCTTCGATCGGTCCGTCACAGCGGCTGATCATCGAGACGCCCGACGAGTACCAGGTGACGGATACACGGTTCGGCCTCGATAACGGCTCGGTCGTCATCGACGGCCCCCACACGTTCGAGGAGCCGCTCTCGGTCTCGTACCAGCAGACGGCGACCGAACAGGAGCCGCCGTGGTCGTTGATCGGCGGCGCGCTCCTGGTCGGTCTCGGGCTCGTCGCCGCCGCCATCTACGCCCGCCGACGGGGTGTCGATACCGAGGTGGTCCCATCGCCCACGACGGACGAACCCCGAGAGACCGAGGGCGGCGCAGCGGCCGAGGCGACGGAGGAAGCGACCGGAGACGTGGCCGAAGAAGCGTCCGGAGAGGCGGAAGAGACCGAATCCGCGGTCGATCCGTCGTTACTCTCGGACGAGGAGCGGGTCGAACACCTCCTCGAACGGAACGGCGGGCGGATGAAGCAGGGACAGATCGTTCGCGAGACCGGGTGGTCCGACGCCAAAGTGTCCCAGTTGCTCTCGACGATGGCCGACGAGGACCGGATCGAAAAGCTCCGCCTCGGGCGGGAGAACCTCATCTCCCTGGCCGAGGAGGACGAGTCGTAGATCCGGCAGATAGCGTCACGTACTTGCCTCGCCCGTCCCTTCCACCGGCCGATGGAGTATCTGGACCGTCGGGTCGGCCTCGTGAACGACCGGCTGGAGTCGATCATCGAGGCGGTCGAACCGCCGGAGCTGCAGGCGGAACTCGAACACGTCGCGCTCGCGGGCGGCAAGCGGGTCAGGCCGGCGGTGACGGTGTTGACCTGCGAGGCCGTCGGCGGCGACCCGGCCGACGCCGTCGATTTCGCGGTCGGCGTCGAACTCGTTCACAACGCGTCGCTGGTGATCGACGACATCATCGACCGATCCGACGTGCGCCGCGGCACCCCGAGCGCGTGGGCGGCGTTCGGCTACGGCCCAGCCATCGTCGCCAGTGACGGTCTCCTCGGCGAGGCGTTCGCCCTCTTTTCCGGCAACGAGCGCGCGATGCGAATCGTCGCCGAAGCGATGGTCGAACTCGGCGAGGGTGAGGCGACGGAACTCGTCTCCCAGCCGACGTCGGAGGCGGAGTACATGGAACTCGCCCGCCGGAAGACGGGCGTGCTCTTCCGAGCGGCGGCGGAACTCGGCGCGGTCGCGGGCGGCGCCGACGCGTTCACCGTCGAATCGCTCGGCGACTACGCGGAACGGGTCGGCGTCGCCTTCCAGATCCGGGACGACGTGCTCGATGCGACGGCTGAGGCGGCGGATCTCGGCAAGCCGACGGGGCAGGACGCCGAGATGGACCGCCCGTCGGTGGTGCAGGTGACGGATCTCTCACCCGAGGCGGCGAACGAGCGCGCGCGACGCGAATCGGAGCGGGCGCTCTCCGCGCTGTCGGCCGCCGAAACCGGTGACGTCGACGCGATGGAGTATCTCGAAGACCTCGCGGAGTTCGTCGTCGTCCGCGAGCGCTAGGTCGGGTCGACGCCCGTCGGATACCGCGACTCCGCGACGGCGAAGGTGAGCGTGCTGAGGACGCCCAGCAGCGTCCCGGCGGTGAGCGCCACCGCGAGTTCAGTGAGGGTGAACGCCGTCACGGCCGGCACGGGCGGCAGGAGGAATCCCGAGACGGCGTGGAGCACGACCGCGATGGCGATGACGTAAAACGGGGCGTTCAGATACCGCCATTTGAACCGGTCGGCGAGATACTCGTCGGTCACCTGGCCCAGGCTACTGGTGATGCCCGCCGCCGCGAACCACCGGATCGCACCGTTGACGAGGGCAGCGATCATCGTCACCGCCGAGGGAGAGCCATCGACGCTCGCCTCGACGGTTTCGAGCGTACTGACGCCTTCCGCGCCGCCGACGATCAACAGCGCCGCCGCGACGACGTAGGTGATGATCGTCACGCGGCCGGCGTAGAGCAGGTTCCGAACGCGGTCGGCTACCTCGTCGACGGTCGACTCGAGGCCGAGCCCTCGGAAGAGGGTGTAGAGCCCGAGGAGCGCGGAGATGAGGCCGAGGACGGCCGCGCCGGGCACGTCGAAGAACGTCGCGATGGTGACGAAAGGGTAGATCAACAGGAGGATGCCGAGCGGGACGAGAATCGTCCCCCGCGTCTCCGGGTCGGCCAGCACCTGCTTCATGGTGTAGTACATGGATTCCAGGTTCTGGGCCTGCCGAACGACCACGCGACGGACGCTGTCGATGGGGACTCGCGACCGGATGACGGGCAAGACGGATTCGTCCTGTGCGCCGTCGGTGATGACGACGGCGCGCACGGGTTCGCCGGTCGAGAGGCCCGCGAGCACCGTATCGATTTCGTCGCCGACAGCGCGGGTGGCCCGCACCTCGCTCCCCTGGAGTCCGGTGACGGCGGCCACCTCCACCTCCTCGGAGTCGGATTCGCGGAGGTCGTCGAGGACGTGCAACCCCTGGAACATGACGTTCACGTCGGAGTCCTCGGGATCGGCCGTCGCGAGGGCGACGGCGGCGTCCCTCACGGCGTCGCGGCCGACGACCGGCGTCTCGAGACCGGTCTTACGGCCGAGGTCGTCGTCGAGGTCGACACAGAGCACCAGGAGCACGACAGGACGTAGGTCCGCTGACTATTTTTGCTTTCGGGAGCCCCCCGAACGCTTTTGCGGCCCACGACGTATGGGAGCGCATGACAGACAGTGACCTCCGCGAGACACAGGCGCCGCTGAAAGAGACGTACGAGGCCGATCCCGAGGCGGCACAGATCACCTTGACGGCGACGGGCGCCGAAGCCGCGGACGCGACGGCCTGTAGCGTCGAGGTCGGCGAAGCGATGTACGAAGCCGAACTCCACGAGGGGGCCGGCGGGTCGGGGACTGCGGCCTGTTCGGGCGACCTGCTGTTGGGGGCGCTGGCGGCGTGTGCACAACTGACCGCGCAGGCAGTCATCGAGAACTTCGGCGTCGACGCCGCGGTGTCGGTCGCCGTCGAGGGCGACCTGGACCTCCGGGGGACGATGGGCGTCGCAGACGTGCCCGTCGGCTTTCAGGACATCCGCCTCGACGTGACGCTTTCGGGGGATCTGGACCCCGAGACGGCGGCGTCGATCCGGGACGCGACCGAGCGCTACTGCGTGGTCTACCGGACGCTCGTCGAGTCGCCGGACGTAACTCCCGAGTGGACGTTCGAAGGATGAGCGCCGAGGATGAGATTTGAACTCATGTGTCCTGACGGACAGTTGCTCTCGAAGCAACCGCCTTGGCCGGGCTAGGCTACCTCGGCTCAGTTCGAACTGGGAGTGCGGGAGTTTAATCGGTTTCGGTTCCCCGCTGTCCCGCGGATTGAAGTCGGCGGAGACCCAGCGGGAAGCATGGCGACCATCGACACGGCAGTCAACGCGATCCATCTGCTGTTCGCGGGGTTGTGGGCCGGAAGCGTCATCTTCGTCGCATTCGGGGTGTTGCCGACCGCGCGAGACGGGGGGTTCGACGCCGGACCTCTCACCGACCTGATCGGCCGGTTCCGACTCGGCTCGCGGATCGCGTCGCTGGTGCTGTTTCTCACCGGTGGCCACCTCGCGGCGGCGCGATACACGTCCGAGACGCTCGTGGGGTCGAGCCGTGGCCATCTCGTCATCGGGATGGTGCTGCTGTGGCTCGCGCTGACCGGACTGGTCGAAGTCGGGTCGGGACGGCTCGCCGACGGCCTCAACAATCGGCAGGTGCGGGGGCCGGCGCGGAACGCGACGCCGTTTTTCCAGGCCGCGAGCGTCGCCGCCATCGGCCTGCTCGTTCTCGGCGGCATCCTGCTCTGAGCGGGATCGCGGGAGAGATTCGACCGGGCGCAGCTAATATACAGCCAGGTGAGGAACGGATATATCGTCTGACAAAAGTATAATATCCTTCACGTGGACTACCATCCGTATGGTCAAGAGTACGGTCCGTTTTCCCGAATCGGTCGTGAGGGAGATCGAATCGCTCGTCGATGACGGCCGATTCGAGAGCAAATCCGAGTTCTATCGCTTCTCTACGGACTACGTTCTGAATCAGGTCCTCGACGACTACGACCCGGAAACCATCGATTACGAGCAGATCAAAGCGGAGGTGATGCCGGACGGCGAGCGGCGGCTTGGTACCGACGAGGAGACGGAGCACCCGCCGTTTCCGGAGTCCGTCGCGCTGGTTCGGAAGTTCGCCCTCCGAGGCAAGTTCGCCGACGCCGAGGATTTCATCGACCACCAGTACACGGCGGGCGACCGACACGCCATCCTCCTCGAAGAGATCCTTCGCCTGTATCGGGCGGACGCGG comes from Haloplanus sp. XH21 and encodes:
- a CDS encoding helix-turn-helix transcriptional regulator, translated to MRIAASLLALLVLISGIVPAVAAVDGSDAVGPETDPSATADRLTLNGPVASIDEPRLTEIYIAPDPGGDARWTVSIRYNLSSETDRQAFDRYGRSFEDGDTDVGLDADFFRALAAEASESTAREMSIRNTDRNATVRNGTGVISLSFTWTNFVTDTENGFEVQDSVLMPGNRTWLSSIGPSQRLIIETPDEYQVTDTRFGLDNGSVVIDGPHTFEEPLSVSYQQTATEQEPPWSLIGGALLVGLGLVAAAIYARRRGVDTEVVPSPTTDEPRETEGGAAAEATEEATGDVAEEASGEAEETESAVDPSLLSDEERVEHLLERNGGRMKQGQIVRETGWSDAKVSQLLSTMADEDRIEKLRLGRENLISLAEEDES
- a CDS encoding ribbon-helix-helix domain-containing protein, whose amino-acid sequence is MVKSTVRFPESVVREIESLVDDGRFESKSEFYRFSTDYVLNQVLDDYDPETIDYEQIKAEVMPDGERRLGTDEETEHPPFPESVALVRKFALRGKFADAEDFIDHQYTAGDRHAILLEEILRLYRADADALPEQSHHPQSGDAE
- a CDS encoding DUF373 family protein, whose amino-acid sequence is MLLVLCVDLDDDLGRKTGLETPVVGRDAVRDAAVALATADPEDSDVNVMFQGLHVLDDLRESDSEEVEVAAVTGLQGSEVRATRAVGDEIDTVLAGLSTGEPVRAVVITDGAQDESVLPVIRSRVPIDSVRRVVVRQAQNLESMYYTMKQVLADPETRGTILVPLGILLLIYPFVTIATFFDVPGAAVLGLISALLGLYTLFRGLGLESTVDEVADRVRNLLYAGRVTIITYVVAAALLIVGGAEGVSTLETVEASVDGSPSAVTMIAALVNGAIRWFAAAGITSSLGQVTDEYLADRFKWRYLNAPFYVIAIAVVLHAVSGFLLPPVPAVTAFTLTELAVALTAGTLLGVLSTLTFAVAESRYPTGVDPT
- a CDS encoding transporter; this translates as MATIDTAVNAIHLLFAGLWAGSVIFVAFGVLPTARDGGFDAGPLTDLIGRFRLGSRIASLVLFLTGGHLAAARYTSETLVGSSRGHLVIGMVLLWLALTGLVEVGSGRLADGLNNRQVRGPARNATPFFQAASVAAIGLLVLGGILL
- a CDS encoding OsmC family protein — translated: MTDSDLRETQAPLKETYEADPEAAQITLTATGAEAADATACSVEVGEAMYEAELHEGAGGSGTAACSGDLLLGALAACAQLTAQAVIENFGVDAAVSVAVEGDLDLRGTMGVADVPVGFQDIRLDVTLSGDLDPETAASIRDATERYCVVYRTLVESPDVTPEWTFEG
- a CDS encoding polyprenyl synthetase family protein, with the protein product MEYLDRRVGLVNDRLESIIEAVEPPELQAELEHVALAGGKRVRPAVTVLTCEAVGGDPADAVDFAVGVELVHNASLVIDDIIDRSDVRRGTPSAWAAFGYGPAIVASDGLLGEAFALFSGNERAMRIVAEAMVELGEGEATELVSQPTSEAEYMELARRKTGVLFRAAAELGAVAGGADAFTVESLGDYAERVGVAFQIRDDVLDATAEAADLGKPTGQDAEMDRPSVVQVTDLSPEAANERARRESERALSALSAAETGDVDAMEYLEDLAEFVVVRER